The Malus domestica chromosome 13, GDT2T_hap1 genome includes a window with the following:
- the LOC103453239 gene encoding transmembrane emp24 domain-containing protein p24beta3, translating to MEGRARGLTLIGLLLVSFVGKIASLSVTVSDVECVYEYVLYEGDTVSGNFVVVDHDIFWGADHPGLDLIVTSPGDNTVHTSKGTSGDKFEFKAPRSGMYKFCFHNPYSTPETVSFNIHVGHIPNEHNIAKDEHLDPINVKIAELREALESVTLEQKYLKARDVRHRHTNESTRRRVVLYTVAEYLALAAASALQVVYIRKLFSKSVAYNRV from the exons atggagggaAGGGCGAGGGGTTTGACGCTGATTGGCCTTCTTTTGGTGAGCTTCGTCGGAAAGATCGCATCGCTATCGGTGACAGTGAGCGACGTCGAATGCGTGTACGAGTACGTGCTTTACGAAGGCGATACCGTTTCGGGCAACTTCGTGGTCGTCGATCACGATATTTTCTGGGGCGCCGATCATCCCGGCCTCGATTTAATC GTGACATCTCCTGGGGATAATACGGTGCACACTTCGAAGGGAACATCTGGTGATAAGTTTGAGTTTAAAGCCCCAAGAAGCGGAATGtacaaattttgttttcacAATCCTTACTCAACGCCAGAGACTGTTTCTTTTAACATACATGTTGGTCATATTCCCAACGAGCACAATATTGCCAAAGATG AACATCTAGACCCAATAAATGTTAAAATTGCTGAGCTTAGAGAAGCATTGGAGTCAGTTACATTAGAGCAGAAGTACTTGAAAGCACGTGATGTTCGACATCGTCATA CAAACGAGAGCACAAGGAGGCGGGTTGTGTTGTATACAGTGGCAGAGTATCTTGCGCTGGCTGCTGCGAGTGCTTTGCAAGTCGTTTACATTCGCAAACTTTTCAGCAAATCGGTTGCATACAATCGGGTTTGA